A window of Nonomuraea angiospora genomic DNA:
ACCGTCAGAGGCTGCCTGTTCGCCCGGGGCCGGGTTCCCGTGTCCGCCTACGCGCAGGTCGGGCTGGAGGACTGGCTCAAGTCCACCCGCTGCGACCCGGGGCTCGTCGAGCTGGTCCGCGGCTTCCAGCAGGCGGAGGGCATCGGCGCGGACGGCGTCGTCGGCCCGAAGACCTGGCCGTCACTGCTCCGCGTCTGACCGTCGCCCGCTCCCCGACCCCGCCGCATGGGCCCGGCGGCCGGGGGCCGGTGACAGACGGCCCGGTGGAGGTGCCTAAGCGGCGAGGAGCCCCGAGGGCGGGCCGCCCGGCGCTGGGCAGTTCTTCCGTTTGCGCGGTCGGGCCGGCCTCAGCCGGACACCTTGGGCGTGGCGCGCATCCCGACGTAGCACACCGAGGTCCCGTCGGGCAGGGTCGAGAAGACGACGGGCATGTAGTCCTCGCTGAACGAAGCGCCGATGCCCGAGGCGGCGAACACCGTCTCCGAGACCGGGGTCAGATCGGCCTCCAGCGGCGGGGACAGGTCCTTCATGCCGTCGACGAACTCGTACCGGATCCGGCTCGGGCTGATCGTGATGACGACGCCCTCGCGCTTGTAGGTGCCCACGAACGGCGCCATGTCCACCGCGATCGGCTCCGCCGGCGGCCCGAACGGGTCCGGCATGCGCACCCCGGCCAGCTCGGCCAGCAGCTCGCGGAACAGGGCGGCGTACACCTGCCGGGCCCCGCCCCCGTTGGTCATGAGCGCGACGGCCACGCCGGCCTGCGGGACGACGCGCAGGTAGGCGTACTGGCCGATGGCGGCGCCGTCGTGGCCGTAGCCGAAGACGCCGTCCCAGTCGTAGAGAGTCCAGCCCAGGCCCCAGCCGTCCGCGCTGACGGTCCACTTGTCCGGGACGTCCACCTCGCGCCGCTGCATGGCCGCCACCGCGTCGGCGGGCATCACGCGCGTGCCGTCGGGGGCCAGGCCGCCGGCCAGGTGCATCTGAGCGAAGCGGACGAGGTCGCCGGACGAGGTGATGATCCGGCCGGCCGGCCCCGCCGAGCGCGGCATCATGTCCCAGACGGGCGCCGGGTCGGGGTCCTGGCCCGGCTCGCCCAGGTGGCTCATCGCCGCGCGGAACCGCAGTGCCTCCTCCGGCAGCGTCATGGAGCGTTCGAGCCCGAGCGGCGTGAACACCAGGTCCCGCAGAGCCTGGTCCCAGGTCGTGCCGGTCAGCACCTCGACGAGGCGGCCGAGCACGACGTAACCGAGGCCGCCGTAGGAGACGGCCATGCCGGGCCGGCAGTCCAGGGCCACGTCCCGGGCCGCCTCGACGTACCTGGCCAGGCAGTCGTCGCCCCGGCCGGAGTCGTGGTTGAAGTCGTTGGTGACCCCGCCGGTGTGGCTGAGCAGCTGCCGGACGGTGATCACCTTGGTGGCCTCCTCGTCGGGAGTGGCGAACTCCGGCAGCACGTCCACCACCCGGGCGTCCAGGTCCAGCCGGCCCTCGCCGACGAGCCGCATGACCAGCGTCGCGGTGTGGACCTTGGCGATCGAGCCGGACAGGAACACCGAGTCGGGGGTCGTCGGCACGCCGGTCGCGCGGTTCAGCACGCCGGTGGCCAGCTCGTGGATGTTTCCGCCGGCCAGCACGGCCAGGGTCGCGCCGGGCACGTGGTGGGCGGCGCACAGCTCGTCGAGCCGCCGCTGCCAGTGCTCGACGTAGAAGGCGCGGCCGGTCGAGTCGAGCGTGCCCCAGTCGCCCGTGGCGTTCCAGTTCAGGTTCATGATCTCTCCTTAGATAGAGGCGGTCTTCTTGGGCATCACCAGCAGGGCCAGTACGGCGGCCGCCACGACGCCGGCGGCGCTGATGAGGAAGGCGGACGACATGGCCGTGGTGAAGGCGTCGCGGGCGGCGGCCGCGATCCCGGCGTCGCCGAGGCCGAGCGCGCTCCCGATCGAGAGGCGAGCCGCCGCCGGCGCGGTCGCGGGCATGGCCGCGGTGTAGGCACTGGCGAGCACGCTGCCCAGGACGGCGATGCCGAGGGCGGCGCCGGCCTGCTGGATGGTGTCGTTCAGCGCCGAGCCGACGCCGGCGTGCTCGGCGGGGATCGTGCCCATGAGGGCGGAGACGGCGGCGGGCATGGCCAGGCCGCCGCCGGCGCCCATGAGGAGCAGCGACACGGCCGCGGTGGCCAGGCCGCTCGACGCGTCGAGGGTGCTCAGCAGGGCGAACCCGGTCGCGCTCACGGCGAACCCGGTGACGATCAGCCGGCGGTTGCCGATCCGCGCGCCGAGGGTCGCGCCGAGGGTGTTGCAGGCCAGCGAGGCAACGGCCATCGGGATGAAGGCCAGGCCCGACTCGGTGGGCGTGTAGCCGAGGACGTACTGCAGGTACTGGGTGAGCACCAGCAGCAGGCCGCCGTTGCCGATCTGGACCAGGGTGAGCGAGAAGCTGCCGCCGCTGAAGGTGCGGTTGCGGAACAGGCGGAGCGGGACCATGGGGTGCGGCGTACGCAGCTCCCAGACCACGAACCCGGCGAGCGCGACGACCGCCACGGCCAGCGCCGGCACGGACAGGCCGTGCGGCAGCTCGATGATCGTCCAGACCAGCGCCGACATGCCGGCCACGGACAGCACCGCGCCGATCGGGTCCGGCCTGGTCTGCGGGCCCTTGGACTCGGGCATGAGCACCAGTGAGGCGACGATGGCCAGCACCGCGATCGGCACGTTGATCAGGAAGACGGCGCCCCACCAGAACCAGGCGATCAGCGCGCCGCCCAGCACCGGCCCGCCGACCAGGCCGAGCATGGCGACCGCGCTCCAGGCGGCCATCGCCTTGCGCCTCTCCTGCTCGTCGAACACGGTGATCAGGATCGACAGGGTGCTCGGCATGATGAGCGCGCCGCCGATGCCCATCACCGTGCGGGCGGCGATCAGCGTCACCGGATCGGCGGCGTAGGCGGCCGCCAGCGAGGCCACCCCGAACAGGGCCAGCCCGATCACCATGACCCTGCGCCTGCCGAACCGGTCGGACAGGCTGCCCGCCGTCAGCAGCAATCCGGCGAAGACCAGGATGTACGAGTCCAGGATCCACTGGATGTCCTGCGCGCTCGCGCCCAGGTCGGCGGTCAGCGGCGGGATCGCCACCGAGAGCACCATGTTGTCGATCACCAGCACGAGCGTGCTGAGACACAGCACCACCAGGATCAGCCAGCGGCGCGAATCACGTGCTTGCATCAGACCCTCCCAGGCCCCGAGTACGTTGTCCTCGTTGTGCGAACACTGTACGCAGAAGGGAAGGGCGTACGCAACTGGGGCCGGGCCCGCGACGAACGCGGGCCCGGCCCTTGCCGGATCAGTCCTGGTTGCGGGTGAAGTGGAACGGGCAGTGGCTGCCGCCCAGGCCGATGGTGGTGCGGCGCTCGAAGACGAACCCCTTGCCGAACGCGTGCTCCTCGCGCGACTTGGACACCGCCACCAGGGCCAGGAAGGGATCGGGAGCGGCGTCCAGCATGGCCAGGGTGCCCTGCCGGGTGGCCTCGCCGAGCGGCTCGACGAACGCCGTGCGCACGGCCTCGATCGTCGCCGGCCGGCCCAGCCTGGGCAGGAGCAGCTCGTACGCGGCCACGAGGGCCAGGGTCATGCGCAGGTTGTGGCGGGCGGGCTCGTCGACGATCAGGTGCCGGTTCGCCGGTTCGCCGCTTCGAGCTCCTCGTGACGGGCCCGCATGGCGGCGACGAGGTCGCCGTGCTCGCGACCGAGCGAGCACGCCAGCGCGCTCCACCGACCTACCAGGCGCTGACAAGCTTGAGTTGATGTTGTCCCGGCCAGTGTGGACCTCGCGGGAAGGTCCGGGGCCGATCGCTCAGGCGACGCTCATCCTAGATTTTTCCGGCTGTCGCGCCCGTGGCGGGGGCGTCCCGGCCTGCGGCGATAAGGCGCGCGTCAGGGTGCGCCGGACACGGGGATCTTGGGCTTAAGCAGGACTTACCCGCCGTTCGTCACGCTGGTGTCATCGGGACTCTAGGAGATGACATGGACGCGAACGCCCCTCGCGAGGACAGTGCCGGCGGCTGGAGCCAGTTCGGCGACAAGCCGCCCACCACCGGGACCTTCACCCGGCCCGGTCCGGTGCTGCCGCCTCCTCCGCCGCCGCAGCGGCAACGGGCCGGGTTCGTGCTCACGCGCAAGGCCGTCGCCGGGCTGGCGCTGGCGGCGTTCGCGGCGCTGACGGCGACCGCGCTCGGGGGCGGCGCCGTCGGCGCCTATGTCGCCGGCGCCGGCCAGCCGGTCCCGACGGTCACCAAGACCGTGGCGAGCCCGGTCTTCCGTACGGCCTCCGGCCAGCTCACGGTCGCGCAGGTGGCGGAGAAGGTGCAGCCGTCGGTCGTGATGATCCAGGGGCAGTCCGCCGAGGGCTCCGGCGTGGTGCTGTCGGAGGACGGGCTGATCCTCACCAACAACCACGTGGTGAGCGGCCAGGGCAGGCAGCTCACGGTGAAGTTCAGCGACGGCAAGACGGCCAAGGCCACCGTGGTCGGCACCGACCCGGCCACCGACCTCGCCGTCATCCGGGCCGAGGGCGTCTCGGGGCTGGCCAAGGTCACGCTGGGCGACAGCGACCAGCTCAAGGTGGGCGACGACGTGCTGGCCCTCGGCAGCCCGCTCGGCCTGGACGGGACGGTGACGTCGGGCATCATCAGCGCGCTCGACCGTACCGTGACCGCCGGCGGCGGCCGGGGCGACCAGCAGCTCCCGCCGGGCCTGGGCGGGCAGGGGCAGACCCAGGCGGAGGAGCCGACCACGCTCGGCGGCATGATCCAGACTGACGCGGCGATCAACCCGGGCAACTCCGGCGGCGCCCTGGTGAACGCGGTAGGCGAGCTGGTCGGCATCAACAGCGCGGTCGCCGCCGACGGCGTCAACCTCGGCTTCGCGATCCCCGTGAACACCGCCAAGCAGGTCTCCGAGCAGCTCATCAGCAAGGGCAAGGTGACCCACGCCTTCCTCGGGGTGAGCGTCACCGACGCCACCGGCGACGTGCCCGGCGCGCTGATCCGCCAGGTGAGCGCCGGCAGCCCGGCCGAGAAGGCGGGGCTGAAGCAGGGGGACCTGATCACCAAGATCGGTGCCACGGCGGTCTCCGGCGGCGACACGGTGGTGGGTCAGGTCCGCGGGTTCAAGGTGGGCCAGCAGGTGCCGGTCACGTACCAGCGGGGCGGCAAGACCGACACCGTGACCGTGACCATGGAGGAGAAGAAGTAACCCGTCTCCCGCGCCTCCGCAGCGGCCCGGAGCAGGTCCGGGTCGGAGTCGGCCGGTCGTCGATGCGGGCTTCAGCGGAGGGAGATGTAGAGGGCCTCGCCGACCTTGCGGTAGCCGACGCGGGCATAGACCCGCGCGGCGCCGTCGTCGGCCGGGGTGAGGAACGGGGTCGTGACCCCGGCGCCCGCGCCCTCGCGGGTCAGCAGCGCCGTGACCGCTCCCGCGATGCCGCGCCGCCGGTGCGAGGGCAGCACCGCGATGCCCGCGACCTCGGCGACCCCGTCGTGCGGGCGGCCGAGCTGCCCGGCTCCGACGGCCTCCCCGGCGTCGAAGGCGGCGGCGATCAGGCCGCCGCCGTCGAGGACCCGCCGGAAGCGCGCGATGTCGTGCTCGGTGGGATCCGGCGCGTCGAACGCCTCGTTCATCACCTGCGCGACCTGCCAGAGGTCGGCGTCCTCGGTCACGAGCGCGACCCGCACGTCCACCGGCCGCTCCACCACCTCGTCCGGCGGGCACACCAGCAGCGGGTAGCGCCCCTCCTGGGTGAACCCGGCCGCGAGCAGGGCGTCCTCCACCTTCGGGGACACCTGCGGCACGTATTCCAGGCGAGGCGTCCTGGCCCGCGCGCGGAACGCCCCGATCAGCGCGGCGACCTCATCCGCCGTGGGCGCGGCGTCGTCGTCGGGAACGGCGTAGTTGAACGGGAGCGCGTCGTCGTGCTCGTCGAACTTGATCGTGAACGGCCCGCACCGGACCGCCCGGTCCCCCGCCATCGACCTGATATAGGCATGCACGTGAGCGCCCAGCAAATGCGTTCGCCTTTCCCTGCGGATCCGACTTCCCTTGCGGATCCGACTTCCCCTGCGGATCCGACGCATACGCTATAGCCGCCGCCGCATGGCCGCCGCCCGATCAGCCCGCCCCGGGGACGATCAGGCCGCCCTCGTAGGCGGCGATCACCGCCTGCACCCGGTCCCGCAGCCCCAGCTTGGTCAGCACGTTGCTGACATGGGTCTTCACGGTGTGCTCGCTGACCACCATGGCCTGCGCGATCTCCGCGTTGGACAGGCCACGGGCGATCATGCGCAGCGTCTCCTGCTCGCGGGCCGTGAGCGCGGCCAGCCGTTCCGAGGGCGGCGCGGCCGGACGGGCGGCCGTTCTGGCGGTGAACTCGGCGATCAGCTTCGTGGTGACCGACGGCGCGAGCAGCGACTCGCCGGCCGCCACCACCCGTACGGCGTGGATGAGGTCGTCGCGGCGGACGTCCTTCAGCAGGAACCCGCTCGCCCCCGCGCGCAGCGCGTCGTAGACGTAGTCGTCCAGGTCGAACGTGGTCAGCATGAGCACGCGGCAGCCGCTCTCCGCGCACACGATCCTGGCCGCCTCGATGCCGTCCATGACGGGCATGCGGATGTCGAGGAGCAGCAGGTCGGGACGGTGCTCGCGGACGGCCGCGACGGCCTGCTGCCCGTCCCCCGCCTCGGCGACGACCTCGATGTCCGGCTGGGCGTCGAGGATCATGCTGAACCCGGCGCGTACCAGCTCCTGGTCGTCCGCGACCACCACGCGCACGCTCACGCCGCCACCGCCCGGCCGGCCATCGGGAGCCGTACGAGGACCCGGAAGCCCGGCCCGTCGGCGCGCCGGCCGAAGTCGGCGGTGCCGCCGCAGGCCGCGGCCCGCTCGCGGATGCCGATCAGGCCGTTGCCGCCCGAGGGGAGCGAGGTTCCGGAGCCGCGGCCGTCGTCGGCGATGTCGATCATGAGGGTGTCGTCCTGCCAGGTGAGTCTGATGTCGGCGCGGGACGCGCCCGCGTGCTTGACGATATTGGTGAGGGCTTCCTGGGTGATCCGGTAAGCGGCGATCTCCGTGTCGGGGGTCAGCGGCCCCGGCTCGCCGGAGGCGGAGTAGGTCACGTCGAGGCCGGTGGCCCTGACCTGTTCGGCCAGGGTGGTGAGCGCGGCGATCGTCGGCTGCGGCGCGCGCGGGCCCTCTTCCTCCTTGAGCACGCTCAGCATGCGGCGGAGCTGGACCATGGCGTCGCGGCCAGCGGCGGCGATCGCGTCGAAGACGGCCTCTGCCCTGGCCGGGTCGCTCCTGACCACCACCGGTCCGGCCTCGGCCTGGACGACCATGAGGCTGACCGCGTGAGCCAGGATGTCGTGCATGTCGCGGGCGATCCTGGCCCGCTCGCGTTCGGCGGCCCGCTCGGCCTCGGCCTGGCGCTCGCGGGCCAGCTGAACGGCGCGTTCCTCAAGCGCGGCGGCGTGGGCGCGGGAGGCGGCGGCGGCCCGGCCGATGGCGTAGGCGGCGGTGAAGAGCACGACGCCGCGCATGGCGGTCTCGGAAGAGCCGACCATGAGCAGGCCGCCGGCGATCGTGAGCACCATCGTGATCAGGCGGGGCCACCTGGCGGAGTAGGCGGCCACGGTGTAGAGCGCCATGAGGGAGCCGTACCAGATGGGCTGCGCGGCCACCTCGTCGACGACGTCGTAGAGCGCGGTCGCGACGAGGCCGGACAGCAGGACGGTCACCGGCGCGCGGCGCCGCCAGATGAGCGGCACCGTGGCGGCGACCACGACCACGTAGCCCCACCAGTGCCAGGGCCCGCCGTACGGGTTCTCGCGGGAGAACAGCGGCCACAGCTGCACGACCAGCACCAGCAGCGCGAGCACGGCGTCCACCCAGATCTGCGGCAGCGAGCTCGACCACCGGCGAAGCTGCGCGAAGAACCGTATATCGGACATGGCGTCCCATCTTGCCTCGTGCGTCATGCGAGCGCGGCGGCGGGCCTGCCCATGACGGGAACCTGGCGGGCGAGGGGGACGAACGAGACCAGCAGGCAGAGGGCGCCGAGCGGGATGAGGTCCTTCTCGACGAACGGCAGGACGAGGTCGGCCAGGACCAGGACGGGCGCCCACATCTTCACCCGGCGCAGCGCCGCGAGCTGCACCACGAGGGCGAGCTGCCCGGCGAAGAACAGCAGGGGTACGACGTCGTAGACGACGGCCGAGACGCCGGGGACGCTCTTGACCTGGTCGAACAGCCCACCCATCGCCTCGTGGTCGGCGGACATGAACCCGACCGCGATGTCGATGCCGAACTGTGCGAGCAACGCCACGACGCCGACGGTCCCGGCCGCCGCGCTCGCGGTGGCCAGGGCGTTCCCGCCGGCCATTCGCCGCATCTGCCAGAAGATGGGGACGTACAGGACGAGCGCCGCCATGAAGGCGAGGTGGCCGGTGGTCCACGCGATGCCGGGACCCCGGCTGCCGTCGAGGCCGTCGAGGATGCGGATCACGCCGTAGGCGAGCACGAGCAGGGGCGCGGCGATGAAGGGGATACGGGAGTTCATGGAGACGATCCTCGGCGTCGCGGGGGTCCTCGGGCATCGCCGGTGAGGGCGATTCCGCGGCTCCCTCTCAAGAGCGAGGACGAATCCGTCGTTCAGCCGCGCCGTGCGTAGTGCTGCTGGATCAGCGCGGCCGCGCAGGCCAGCGCGGCCAGGCCGAACCCGATGCCGACGAACATGTTGAGATCGGAGGTGGAGGTGACCATGTTGGCGACCGCGAAGATCGCCAGCAGCAGCCACAGGACGGGGCGGGGGATTCGGACGGGGGCCATGGTGCGCTCCTCACGAGATCGGGTGACACCCCAAGACGCTACGGATCGCCGTCGCCACGGGCGATCCCACCAGTGAGACAGCCCGAGGTACAGCAGGCTGTACTGTTCGTCCGGCATCAGCCCTTCGCCCTGGGAGATGTCCTAGGGTCGGAGAATGCCGACTCCCGACGCGGGGACCTTACGCCGGTGGGACATGGTGGCCCGGACCCGCGCCACCCTCGACGCCCTCGAACACCTCGTCGGCGGCGTCGGCACCGCCATCCTGGCGATCCTGGCCGTGTTCGTCGTGGCCATCACCGCGCTGGCCTGCCTCGTCGGCGTCGGCCTGTTCCTGGTGCCCACCGCCCTGCACGTGCTGCGCATCGTCGCCGACCGGGAGCGGGGGCGGCTGTCCCGCTGGGGTCCGGACGTCGTCATCAGCCCCGACCCGGTCCCGTCCGAGATGCGGGCGGCGATCAGGAACCCGGCGAGCCGGCGCGAGCTGTGCTGGGCGCTGGTCCACGGGTCCGTCGGACTGATGCTCGGGGCGCTCGGCATGACGCTGCCGCTCAGCGCGGTACGCGACCTCACGTTCCCGCTGTGGTGGCGGCTGCTGCCGGACGGGGCGGGCGTGGACCTCTGGGTGGTGGACGACCTCCCGAGCGCCCTCGCGGTCGGCGCGCTGAGCGTGGGCTGGATCGCGCTGACCCTGGCCCTCGTCCCCGGCATGGCGCGCCTGCAGGCGTGGCCGGGACGGCGGCTGCTGGCCGCCGATCCCAGCACCGACCTGGCGCTGCGGGTCGCCCAGCTCACCGCGACCCGCGCGGAGGCGCTCGACGCGCACGCCGCCGAGCTGCGGCGGATCGAGAGGTCGCTGCACGACGGCACGCAGAACCGGCTCGTCGCCGTCAACGTCATGCTCGGCGCGGCCCGCCGCGCGCTGGCCCGCGACCCTGCCACCGCCGACGCCATGCTCGAACGCGCGCAGGACGCCGCCGAGCAGGCGCTGGCCGAGCTGCGCGCGGTCTCGCGCAGCATCCTGCCCCCGGTGCTGACGGACCGGAGCCTCGCCGACGCGCTGAGCGGCCTGGCCGCCAGCTGCCCCGTCCCCTGCCGGATCGACGTCGACCTGCCCGGCAGGTGCGCCGCGTCCGTCGAGGCCACGGCCTACTTCGTGGTGGCCGAGGGGCTCACCAACATCGCCAAGTACAGCCAGGCGCGGCACGCCACCGTCACGATCCGGCGGCACGACGACCGGCTGGACCTCCGGATCACCGACGACGGCCGCGGCGGGGCGGACGAGCGACGCGGGTCGGGGCTGGCCGGGATCCGCCGCCGGGCCGAGGCCCTCGACGGGACCTTCGCGCTGACCAGCCCAGAAGGCGGACCTACCACCATGAATGTGAGCCTCCCATGCGGATTGTGATCGCCGAGGACGACCCGCTCCTGCGCGAGGGCCTCGCGCTGCTGCTGCGGGCGGAGTCGCTGGACGTCGTGGCCACCGCGCCCGACCCGGACGGCTTCCTGACCGCGATCGACGCCCACAGGCCGGACGTCGCCATCGTGGACGTCCGGATGCCCCCGACCCACACCGACGAGGGCATCGTCGCGGCCGTCGAGGCCCGGCGGCGTCAGCCGGAGCTGGCCGTGCTCGTGCTGTCGGCGTACGTGGAGCAGGCGTTCGCCACCGACCTGCTCGCCCACGGCAGCGCCCGGCTGGGCTACCTGCTCAAGGAGCGGGTGGGGCGGGTCGAGGAGTTCATGGGCGCGCTGCACCGGGTGGCGGAGGGGGGCACGGCCATCGATCCGGAGGTCGTCGCGCAGCTGCTGGCCCGCAGCAGGCCCGACAGCCGGCTCGACCGGCTCAGCCCGCGCGAGCGCGACGTGCTGGCCCTGATGGCCGAGGGCCTGGGCAACGCCGCGATCGCCGAGCGGCTGTTCGTCACCGACGGCGCCGTGCACAAGCACATCCGCAGCATCTTCTCCAAGCTCGACCTGGCGCCGACCGACCGGACCGACCGGCGCGTGGCGGCCGTCCTGCACTACCTGGAGAACGGGAAATAGGGAGCTAGGCGCCCAGGTCGCGGGCGATGTTGTCCAGCCTGGTCGCCAGGTCCTCCAGAGCCTCGTCGCTCAGGCCGCCCTCCGGCAGCCGGGCCGCGAGCTCGTCGCGGTGCGCGATGACCAGGCCCTTGTGCGCGTCATCCACCTCATCGGCCGGCAGGACCACGCAGTCACCCCGCACGAACACCAACGTGGCGTCGGGTTGCTCCGACTGCAGCAACTGGCGGACGCATTCAAGATCTATCAGAGACATCTCGGCTCCTCTGCCCCGACTGGCTTCAAGCTGGGCGCTTACCCAGAGGGCACTCATCCGAACGTCGGAGGGCCGCCGTCGGCGTGCGAGCGCCGTACGCCGAACGTCACCAGATACACCGCTGCCCCCAGCGCCACCAGGGCGGGCGGCACGGCGAGCAGCGGCCGCGCGGCCAGCAGGGCCAGCACGGTCAGGACCACCCCCACCAGCAGCCCGAGCGCGCCCGCCAGCAGGCGCACGCCGAGCCAGCTCGACGGCGGCGGCGACGCCGGCCACTCCCCATGGCCGCCTCCGTGCACGTCGGGCACGCCGGTGTCGCTCACCACGCCGGAGGAGGTGATCTCCTCGGGAGGCGGCGGCTCGCGCAGCACGGGAGCGAAGAACTCGTCCTCCGGGTCCTTGTCGTGCCTGTTCATCCTGGATCACCTCGCCGGATCGGCTTCCTCCAGCTCCTGCAGGAACGGGTTGACCACGGCGTTCAGCTCGGCCAGGAGCGCTTCGAGCGAAGCCTGGGCGTCGTCGAGGTTCGGCAGGCCCGCGGCCCGCGCGTGGGTGGGCGTGGGCAGGCGCTCGACCGGCAGGGGCACGCGGAGCTCCAGCGTGCTCAGCGCGGTCGGCCGCTCGTACGGCGGCGGCACGTAGGTGGGCTCCTGGCGCTGCCAGCTCGACCAGCC
This region includes:
- a CDS encoding sensor histidine kinase; translated protein: MPTPDAGTLRRWDMVARTRATLDALEHLVGGVGTAILAILAVFVVAITALACLVGVGLFLVPTALHVLRIVADRERGRLSRWGPDVVISPDPVPSEMRAAIRNPASRRELCWALVHGSVGLMLGALGMTLPLSAVRDLTFPLWWRLLPDGAGVDLWVVDDLPSALAVGALSVGWIALTLALVPGMARLQAWPGRRLLAADPSTDLALRVAQLTATRAEALDAHAAELRRIERSLHDGTQNRLVAVNVMLGAARRALARDPATADAMLERAQDAAEQALAELRAVSRSILPPVLTDRSLADALSGLAASCPVPCRIDVDLPGRCAASVEATAYFVVAEGLTNIAKYSQARHATVTIRRHDDRLDLRITDDGRGGADERRGSGLAGIRRRAEALDGTFALTSPEGGPTTMNVSLPCGL
- a CDS encoding response regulator, with protein sequence MSVRVVVADDQELVRAGFSMILDAQPDIEVVAEAGDGQQAVAAVREHRPDLLLLDIRMPVMDGIEAARIVCAESGCRVLMLTTFDLDDYVYDALRAGASGFLLKDVRRDDLIHAVRVVAAGESLLAPSVTTKLIAEFTARTAARPAAPPSERLAALTAREQETLRMIARGLSNAEIAQAMVVSEHTVKTHVSNVLTKLGLRDRVQAVIAAYEGGLIVPGAG
- a CDS encoding S1C family serine protease; amino-acid sequence: MDANAPREDSAGGWSQFGDKPPTTGTFTRPGPVLPPPPPPQRQRAGFVLTRKAVAGLALAAFAALTATALGGGAVGAYVAGAGQPVPTVTKTVASPVFRTASGQLTVAQVAEKVQPSVVMIQGQSAEGSGVVLSEDGLILTNNHVVSGQGRQLTVKFSDGKTAKATVVGTDPATDLAVIRAEGVSGLAKVTLGDSDQLKVGDDVLALGSPLGLDGTVTSGIISALDRTVTAGGGRGDQQLPPGLGGQGQTQAEEPTTLGGMIQTDAAINPGNSGGALVNAVGELVGINSAVAADGVNLGFAIPVNTAKQVSEQLISKGKVTHAFLGVSVTDATGDVPGALIRQVSAGSPAEKAGLKQGDLITKIGATAVSGGDTVVGQVRGFKVGQQVPVTYQRGGKTDTVTVTMEEKK
- a CDS encoding GNAT family N-acetyltransferase; translated protein: MAGDRAVRCGPFTIKFDEHDDALPFNYAVPDDDAAPTADEVAALIGAFRARARTPRLEYVPQVSPKVEDALLAAGFTQEGRYPLLVCPPDEVVERPVDVRVALVTEDADLWQVAQVMNEAFDAPDPTEHDIARFRRVLDGGGLIAAAFDAGEAVGAGQLGRPHDGVAEVAGIAVLPSHRRRGIAGAVTALLTREGAGAGVTTPFLTPADDGAARVYARVGYRKVGEALYISLR
- a CDS encoding response regulator; the protein is MRIVIAEDDPLLREGLALLLRAESLDVVATAPDPDGFLTAIDAHRPDVAIVDVRMPPTHTDEGIVAAVEARRRQPELAVLVLSAYVEQAFATDLLAHGSARLGYLLKERVGRVEEFMGALHRVAEGGTAIDPEVVAQLLARSRPDSRLDRLSPRERDVLALMAEGLGNAAIAERLFVTDGAVHKHIRSIFSKLDLAPTDRTDRRVAAVLHYLENGK
- a CDS encoding serine hydrolase domain-containing protein, giving the protein MNLNWNATGDWGTLDSTGRAFYVEHWQRRLDELCAAHHVPGATLAVLAGGNIHELATGVLNRATGVPTTPDSVFLSGSIAKVHTATLVMRLVGEGRLDLDARVVDVLPEFATPDEEATKVITVRQLLSHTGGVTNDFNHDSGRGDDCLARYVEAARDVALDCRPGMAVSYGGLGYVVLGRLVEVLTGTTWDQALRDLVFTPLGLERSMTLPEEALRFRAAMSHLGEPGQDPDPAPVWDMMPRSAGPAGRIITSSGDLVRFAQMHLAGGLAPDGTRVMPADAVAAMQRREVDVPDKWTVSADGWGLGWTLYDWDGVFGYGHDGAAIGQYAYLRVVPQAGVAVALMTNGGGARQVYAALFRELLAELAGVRMPDPFGPPAEPIAVDMAPFVGTYKREGVVITISPSRIRYEFVDGMKDLSPPLEADLTPVSETVFAASGIGASFSEDYMPVVFSTLPDGTSVCYVGMRATPKVSG
- a CDS encoding MFS transporter gives rise to the protein MQARDSRRWLILVVLCLSTLVLVIDNMVLSVAIPPLTADLGASAQDIQWILDSYILVFAGLLLTAGSLSDRFGRRRVMVIGLALFGVASLAAAYAADPVTLIAARTVMGIGGALIMPSTLSILITVFDEQERRKAMAAWSAVAMLGLVGGPVLGGALIAWFWWGAVFLINVPIAVLAIVASLVLMPESKGPQTRPDPIGAVLSVAGMSALVWTIIELPHGLSVPALAVAVVALAGFVVWELRTPHPMVPLRLFRNRTFSGGSFSLTLVQIGNGGLLLVLTQYLQYVLGYTPTESGLAFIPMAVASLACNTLGATLGARIGNRRLIVTGFAVSATGFALLSTLDASSGLATAAVSLLLMGAGGGLAMPAAVSALMGTIPAEHAGVGSALNDTIQQAGAALGIAVLGSVLASAYTAAMPATAPAAARLSIGSALGLGDAGIAAAARDAFTTAMSSAFLISAAGVVAAAVLALLVMPKKTASI
- a CDS encoding sensor histidine kinase, translated to MSDIRFFAQLRRWSSSLPQIWVDAVLALLVLVVQLWPLFSRENPYGGPWHWWGYVVVVAATVPLIWRRRAPVTVLLSGLVATALYDVVDEVAAQPIWYGSLMALYTVAAYSARWPRLITMVLTIAGGLLMVGSSETAMRGVVLFTAAYAIGRAAAASRAHAAALEERAVQLARERQAEAERAAERERARIARDMHDILAHAVSLMVVQAEAGPVVVRSDPARAEAVFDAIAAAGRDAMVQLRRMLSVLKEEEGPRAPQPTIAALTTLAEQVRATGLDVTYSASGEPGPLTPDTEIAAYRITQEALTNIVKHAGASRADIRLTWQDDTLMIDIADDGRGSGTSLPSGGNGLIGIRERAAACGGTADFGRRADGPGFRVLVRLPMAGRAVAA